A single genomic interval of uncultured Desulfobacter sp. harbors:
- a CDS encoding PEP/pyruvate-binding domain-containing protein, protein MKTLLNIDECLNAGKDQVGGKTHCLAKIHSHGIRVPKTFCVPCKVYDDYLNQSRLKDRIFFEINRKPLEQVRWEEIWDTSLRIRNYFLITPIPEGIEKDLAGLIDKYCGNTPLAVRSSAPGEDEASSSFAGLHDSFLNVSGTSEIIKHIKLVWASLYSDAALLYRKELGLDIQTSQMAVVIQELMPSDRSGVFFGLNPSSSNESVIESVYGLNQALVDGDIEPDRWILSRSTGKLIRHTEPVRKRYAAPDKTGIVFHDLKNHEAKTPPLSQDEIHQIWKIGNQLEQIFGKAQDVEWTITNGELTILQARPITSTGFTETDDKRSWYLTLHRSYENLKKLYDKIEHHLIPKMISEADKLKQQDLEILSAESLCSEIERRQKIYDDWVKIYWADFIPFAHGIRLFGQVYNDAVAPEDPYEFMNLLENTGLKSMERNSLIEKLAQMIRNDKDLKTDLENERMPDPSHPFRILLDSFVDQFGDLSCTTGSGSECGYGENAIIQLLLEFAGRPAKSGKSNGIDNAQLKDRYIKSFTVDRRDFAKDVLYLGRESYRLRDDDNIHLGRIEAGLFDAVQEGRRRLNHSGTTRNDIEILLKAPALSLEQKNQSREENVSPDSTAIEKWISSRQIVGHPAGPGISSGRARLIKTPQDLLSFKQGEVLVCEGVDPNMTFVVPLASAVVEERGGMLIHGAIIAREYGLPCITGASNAMELIENGNQITVDGYLGIITCHTEEL, encoded by the coding sequence ATGAAAACGCTTCTTAATATAGATGAATGCTTAAATGCCGGAAAAGACCAGGTTGGCGGCAAAACCCATTGTTTAGCAAAGATTCATAGCCATGGTATCCGGGTGCCGAAAACTTTCTGCGTTCCCTGCAAGGTTTATGATGATTATCTTAATCAGTCCCGTCTCAAAGACAGGATTTTTTTTGAAATCAACAGAAAGCCGCTTGAGCAGGTGCGGTGGGAAGAAATATGGGACACGTCTTTACGTATCCGCAATTATTTTTTAATCACACCCATACCCGAAGGGATCGAAAAAGATCTTGCAGGCCTGATCGATAAATATTGTGGAAATACCCCTTTGGCGGTACGATCCTCAGCGCCGGGCGAGGATGAGGCGTCGAGTTCATTTGCAGGCCTTCATGACTCTTTTTTAAACGTTTCCGGGACCAGTGAAATAATAAAGCACATCAAACTGGTATGGGCCTCACTTTACTCAGATGCAGCACTGCTTTACCGCAAAGAACTGGGCCTGGATATCCAGACCAGCCAGATGGCTGTTGTTATCCAGGAACTGATGCCATCAGACAGGTCCGGCGTCTTTTTCGGATTAAACCCTTCCAGTTCAAATGAATCGGTGATTGAATCCGTCTATGGTCTGAATCAGGCACTTGTTGATGGTGACATTGAGCCGGACCGATGGATCTTAAGCCGTTCCACCGGAAAATTGATCCGCCATACAGAGCCGGTTCGAAAACGATATGCCGCCCCGGATAAAACCGGGATTGTGTTCCATGATTTGAAAAACCATGAAGCCAAAACACCGCCGCTGAGCCAGGATGAGATTCATCAGATATGGAAAATCGGCAATCAACTTGAACAAATTTTCGGCAAAGCCCAGGATGTTGAATGGACAATAACCAATGGTGAACTGACAATTCTTCAGGCCAGACCCATCACCAGCACCGGATTTACTGAAACAGATGACAAAAGATCTTGGTATCTCACCTTACACAGGAGCTATGAAAATTTAAAAAAACTCTACGACAAGATTGAGCATCACCTGATTCCTAAAATGATATCTGAAGCTGATAAACTGAAACAACAGGATCTTGAAATACTTTCTGCCGAATCGCTGTGCAGTGAAATCGAAAGAAGACAAAAAATTTATGATGACTGGGTAAAAATTTATTGGGCTGATTTCATCCCTTTTGCCCATGGAATAAGGCTTTTTGGTCAGGTTTACAACGATGCTGTGGCACCCGAAGATCCGTATGAGTTTATGAACTTGCTGGAAAACACCGGACTAAAAAGCATGGAGAGAAACAGCCTGATTGAAAAACTTGCCCAAATGATCCGTAATGATAAGGATCTTAAAACAGATCTTGAGAACGAACGGATGCCGGACCCAAGTCATCCGTTCAGAATACTCTTAGATTCTTTTGTTGACCAATTCGGAGACCTGTCCTGCACAACCGGTAGCGGCAGTGAGTGTGGTTATGGTGAAAATGCGATCATCCAGCTGCTGCTTGAGTTTGCCGGCCGCCCTGCTAAATCCGGAAAGTCAAATGGAATCGATAATGCGCAACTTAAAGATAGATATATCAAAAGTTTTACAGTTGACCGCCGGGATTTTGCAAAAGATGTTCTTTACCTGGGCAGGGAAAGCTACCGGCTCAGAGACGATGATAATATCCATTTAGGGCGAATAGAAGCAGGCCTTTTTGACGCTGTCCAGGAAGGTCGGAGACGATTGAATCACTCCGGCACAACGAGAAATGACATTGAAATTCTTTTAAAGGCGCCGGCATTAAGTCTTGAACAAAAAAATCAAAGCCGGGAAGAAAACGTTTCTCCAGATAGTACTGCTATCGAAAAATGGATTTCTTCTCGTCAAATTGTTGGACATCCTGCGGGACCGGGAATTTCTTCCGGCCGTGCAAGATTGATTAAAACACCTCAGGATTTACTATCATTCAAGCAGGGTGAAGTCCTTGTCTGCGAAGGGGTCGATCCCAATATGACATTTGTCGTACCGCTTGCCTCAGCTGTGGTTGAGGAAAGAGGCGGGATGCTGATTCATGGGGCAATTATTGCCAGAGAATACGGATTGCCGTGCATCACTGGTGCTTCAAATGCCATGGAGTTGATCGAAAACGGGAATCAGATAACCGTTGACGGATACCTGGGTATTATCACCTGCCACACCGAGGAACTTTGA
- a CDS encoding pyridoxamine 5'-phosphate oxidase family protein, translating to MSDDKQHILNNIAQLFESQSFAVLSTQKNDQPYSSLIAFAVNSDLNYFYFLTPNTTRKYENLKANPKVCILVNDSQNKADDVYNAVSVTGTGIAQTIDKSIEQTALDLYLKKNPNLKEFSKAPTTAFVRISMKRYFMVNRFQNVVEFKVK from the coding sequence ATGAGTGACGACAAACAACACATACTAAATAATATTGCACAGCTATTTGAATCACAGAGCTTTGCTGTTCTCTCCACCCAGAAAAACGATCAGCCATATTCGAGCCTTATTGCATTTGCTGTAAATTCTGATCTTAATTATTTTTATTTTTTAACGCCTAATACAACTCGTAAATACGAAAATCTGAAAGCAAATCCAAAAGTCTGTATTCTTGTTAACGACAGCCAAAATAAAGCCGATGATGTTTATAATGCAGTCTCCGTTACCGGCACGGGTATTGCCCAAACTATTGATAAGTCAATTGAGCAAACAGCACTTGATTTATACCTGAAAAAAAATCCTAATCTAAAAGAATTTTCCAAGGCACCCACCACAGCTTTTGTCCGTATCTCCATGAAACGGTACTTTATGGTCAACCGATTTCAAAATGTCGTTGAATTTAAGGTCAAATAA
- a CDS encoding SDR family oxidoreductase has protein sequence MNNVKPILVTGATGYVSGRLIPLLLADGYKVKAMGRSIPKMQDRPWGQDQNVELVKGDIQDVESLKNAAKGCGTVYYLVHSMISQKGKYRNADKNGARNMVQAATEEGVDHIIYLGGLGDITHKNISKHLISRNEVGRIFMESPVPATILRAAMILGSGSASFEILRYLTERLPIMITPKWVSMPTQPISITNILGYLKGCLEHPETKGKIFDIGGPEVITYQDLFRLFAKEANLPAPFIIPVPVLTPKFSSLWIHLVTPVPAAIARPLAEGLSLPTICTEDSITRIIPQDLISCSEAIRRALDRVRQEQVDTCWADAGEIKYPEWSHYGDSAYSGGTILSCGYQATVKGRPGNLWKSIEKIGGRTGYYGADILWKVYGLIDIFTGGVGLSRGRRSQKELRVGDALDFWRVLEIETESRLLLLAEMNIPGEALLEIKMEAMKSDVWNVSLLARFFPKGLAGLLYWYALYPFHQYVLTQMLKGLVKASNLKFVKKPSKYSPGATTTCRLSD, from the coding sequence ATGAATAATGTAAAACCTATTTTGGTAACAGGAGCAACCGGTTATGTTTCCGGCCGTCTTATCCCACTATTATTGGCGGACGGATATAAGGTGAAAGCCATGGGGCGCTCCATCCCCAAGATGCAAGACCGACCATGGGGGCAGGATCAAAATGTAGAACTGGTTAAAGGCGATATTCAAGATGTAGAATCGCTGAAAAATGCGGCAAAAGGTTGTGGTACTGTTTATTATCTTGTCCACTCCATGATTTCCCAAAAAGGAAAATATAGAAATGCAGATAAAAACGGTGCAAGGAACATGGTTCAAGCCGCTACAGAGGAGGGTGTCGATCATATTATATATTTAGGCGGCCTTGGAGATATAACCCATAAAAATATCAGCAAACATCTCATTTCCAGAAACGAAGTTGGTAGAATTTTTATGGAAAGCCCGGTTCCTGCAACGATACTTCGAGCGGCCATGATTTTAGGATCAGGCAGTGCCAGTTTTGAAATATTAAGATATCTTACTGAACGATTACCTATAATGATAACGCCCAAATGGGTTAGCATGCCAACCCAGCCAATCTCAATAACCAACATTTTAGGATATTTAAAAGGCTGTTTAGAACATCCCGAAACAAAAGGGAAAATATTCGATATTGGTGGCCCCGAGGTGATCACATACCAGGATTTATTTCGCCTCTTTGCCAAAGAGGCAAATTTACCTGCACCATTTATAATTCCGGTTCCTGTATTAACGCCTAAGTTCTCATCACTCTGGATTCACCTTGTGACACCGGTGCCTGCCGCCATTGCACGACCCCTGGCAGAAGGGTTAAGTTTACCTACGATCTGCACGGAGGACAGTATAACCCGGATTATTCCCCAAGATCTGATTTCGTGTTCAGAAGCAATTCGAAGGGCACTTGACCGCGTTCGTCAGGAGCAGGTCGACACCTGCTGGGCTGATGCCGGTGAAATCAAATATCCCGAATGGTCGCACTATGGAGATTCTGCCTATTCCGGAGGCACCATTCTTTCTTGCGGCTACCAAGCTACTGTAAAGGGAAGGCCAGGGAATCTATGGAAGTCTATTGAAAAAATTGGTGGTCGGACCGGGTATTACGGGGCGGATATACTGTGGAAGGTGTATGGGCTCATTGATATATTCACCGGAGGGGTTGGGCTATCCCGCGGTAGGCGTTCCCAAAAGGAACTCAGGGTCGGGGATGCACTTGATTTTTGGAGAGTCCTTGAAATAGAAACCGAATCAAGGTTGCTTTTATTGGCTGAAATGAACATACCGGGCGAGGCGCTTTTAGAGATTAAAATGGAGGCTATGAAGAGTGATGTCTGGAATGTCAGTTTGCTCGCACGTTTTTTTCCTAAAGGTTTAGCCGGGCTTTTGTATTGGTATGCCCTATATCCATTCCACCAATATGTATTGACGCAAATGTTAAAAGGGTTGGTTAAAGCCTCTAATTTAAAATTTGTAAAAAAACCGAGCAAATACTCTCCAGGTGCGACAACTACATGTCGGTTATCAGATTAA
- a CDS encoding lipocalin family protein: MDHSFERGLSHVTAEYTLRNDGGVKVINRGYSARKTHGKTLKERLIL; this comes from the coding sequence TTGGACCATTCATTTGAGCGCGGATTGTCCCATGTGACCGCAGAATATACATTGCGAAATGACGGGGGTGTCAAAGTCATAAATCGCGGGTACTCCGCGAGAAAAACGCATGGAAAGACGCTGAAGGAAAGGCTTATTTTGTAG
- a CDS encoding FAD-dependent oxidoreductase: MKIGIIGSGIAGLSAAWLFNRAGHGVTLFEKHHTLGMDAHSMTFEQEGIALRTDVPPRIFNVTQWPNLLNLYRELGVACDPIDPSQSFSLLGQPNFLNVDVAYQPQLPEGLEITEQLNQIMNDVARFALGAPQDLADGLFVQKTLADYLQDHNYSQTFIYDFLYPILASTVCTCSYDCLNAYPAPVILQTLLNLFGSQPLLRTKYGTQDVVKRLSRGIDDIRYGTTVCAVNLTPDGVRVETTKGQADIFDHLIVATQANQAQNFLSNPSEAECNMLDAFNYEDVPVFVHQDPALMPVKYKDWAHINLIIAQDRSAAMCCVWMNRFNPDWQIDQPIIQTINPVIEPQPDTILAGYNLQRPVVNKQSLAGLELLKQLHQHADRRIWFCGSYAAEGVPLLESAVVSSLRVANRLSIQLPDTFLPDNI; encoded by the coding sequence ATGAAAATTGGAATTATTGGTAGCGGCATTGCCGGTTTAAGTGCGGCTTGGCTTTTCAATCGGGCTGGACACGGGGTAACACTGTTTGAGAAACATCATACCCTGGGCATGGACGCGCATTCAATGACGTTTGAACAGGAAGGAATTGCCCTGCGTACGGACGTTCCCCCACGTATTTTCAATGTCACTCAGTGGCCCAATTTACTCAATCTCTATCGTGAATTGGGAGTGGCTTGTGACCCTATCGATCCATCACAATCGTTTAGTTTACTCGGCCAACCGAATTTTCTGAATGTGGATGTCGCCTATCAGCCTCAACTGCCGGAAGGACTTGAAATTACAGAACAGCTGAATCAGATTATGAACGATGTAGCCCGTTTTGCCCTGGGCGCGCCTCAGGACTTGGCAGATGGTTTATTCGTTCAAAAGACCCTGGCAGATTATCTGCAAGACCATAATTATTCCCAAACTTTTATCTACGATTTTCTTTATCCCATCCTCGCTTCAACGGTTTGTACGTGTTCCTATGACTGCCTGAATGCTTACCCGGCCCCCGTTATTTTACAAACATTATTGAACCTGTTTGGATCCCAGCCCCTATTGCGAACAAAATATGGCACCCAAGATGTTGTCAAACGTTTGAGCCGTGGTATTGATGATATACGATATGGCACAACGGTCTGTGCTGTGAATCTGACACCGGATGGTGTCAGGGTGGAAACGACAAAGGGGCAGGCCGACATATTTGATCATCTGATTGTAGCCACCCAGGCCAATCAAGCCCAAAATTTTTTATCCAACCCTTCCGAGGCTGAATGCAACATGCTCGACGCTTTCAACTATGAGGATGTGCCTGTCTTCGTTCATCAGGATCCTGCCTTAATGCCTGTCAAATATAAAGATTGGGCGCATATAAATCTCATCATCGCCCAGGACCGAAGTGCCGCGATGTGCTGTGTCTGGATGAACCGCTTTAATCCGGATTGGCAAATTGACCAGCCCATCATCCAGACCATTAATCCTGTGATTGAGCCCCAACCGGATACCATACTTGCCGGCTATAACCTGCAGCGCCCGGTCGTCAACAAACAATCATTGGCCGGCTTAGAGCTATTGAAACAATTGCATCAGCATGCTGACAGGCGGATTTGGTTCTGTGGCTCCTATGCTGCTGAGGGGGTCCCCCTTTTAGAAAGCGCTGTTGTGTCCAGTCTGCGGGTAGCCAATCGTTTGTCGATTCAATTGCCGGACACCTTTTTGCCTGATAATATTTAG
- a CDS encoding Glu/Leu/Phe/Val dehydrogenase encodes MIAIFQTLDHLFILCYTSLKIFILYCTLLKKKQIPILHHKGGKTTVEDIFALSDSLGPAKVIHVYQPHLGLKGVLVVDNVATGPSIGGLRVATDVSTVECARLARAMTMKNAAAGLPHGGGKSVLYADPQMDPEKKELLIRAFAHALRNEKDYIFGPDMGVNEECMAWIKDEIGRSVGLPRELGGIPLDEIGATAFGLQHAIEVAIEYCDFSLSGARLVVQGFGAVGSHTARFLSQKGVILVGVADSKTTIHDPDGIDVEELIRIKAGGGSMLDYPRGTKLKSDAVIDIDCDIWVPAARPDIVHKDNVHRLKTKLIAQGANIPLTPAAEQYLHAKGVLNLPGFIANAGGVICAAVEYHGGSQTTAMQDIRDKISANTRTMLEEAKQKNILPRDAALDMAQRRVMKAMKLKRWGIF; translated from the coding sequence TTGATAGCCATATTTCAAACCCTTGATCATCTTTTTATTCTTTGTTATACTTCGCTTAAAATTTTCATTCTTTATTGTACGTTACTTAAAAAAAAACAAATTCCTATCCTTCATCATAAAGGAGGCAAGACTACTGTGGAAGACATCTTTGCATTGAGTGACAGTTTAGGACCGGCCAAGGTTATTCATGTCTATCAGCCGCACCTCGGCCTCAAAGGCGTACTAGTGGTAGACAACGTCGCCACCGGTCCCTCCATTGGAGGGTTGCGAGTGGCGACGGATGTAAGCACGGTCGAATGTGCCCGTCTGGCCAGAGCGATGACCATGAAGAATGCGGCAGCGGGACTTCCCCATGGCGGGGGCAAGTCCGTGCTTTACGCTGACCCGCAAATGGATCCGGAAAAAAAGGAATTGTTGATTCGTGCCTTTGCCCATGCCCTGCGTAATGAGAAGGATTATATTTTCGGTCCGGACATGGGCGTTAATGAGGAATGCATGGCCTGGATCAAGGATGAAATTGGCCGTTCCGTGGGGTTGCCCCGTGAGTTGGGCGGCATTCCCCTGGACGAAATCGGCGCGACCGCGTTCGGTCTCCAGCACGCCATTGAGGTCGCCATTGAGTACTGCGACTTTTCCCTTTCCGGTGCGCGCCTTGTGGTACAGGGATTCGGCGCGGTGGGCAGCCATACCGCTCGCTTTCTCTCACAAAAGGGGGTCATTCTGGTGGGGGTGGCCGATTCCAAAACAACCATCCACGACCCGGACGGTATTGATGTGGAGGAACTGATCCGTATCAAGGCGGGCGGAGGCTCAATGTTGGACTATCCACGGGGCACAAAACTCAAGAGCGATGCGGTGATTGACATAGACTGTGACATCTGGGTGCCTGCCGCCCGACCCGACATCGTGCATAAGGACAACGTCCACCGCCTGAAGACCAAGCTGATCGCCCAAGGGGCCAATATCCCGCTAACTCCTGCAGCAGAGCAGTATCTCCATGCCAAGGGGGTACTCAACCTGCCCGGTTTCATCGCCAATGCCGGCGGAGTCATCTGCGCTGCAGTGGAATATCACGGGGGTTCCCAAACAACGGCCATGCAAGACATTCGCGATAAAATCAGCGCCAATACCCGCACCATGCTGGAGGAGGCCAAACAAAAGAACATCCTCCCCAGGGACGCTGCTCTGGATATGGCGCAGCGCAGGGTAATGAAGGCGATGAAGTTAAAGCGCTGGGGAATTTTTTAA
- a CDS encoding OmpA family protein, with amino-acid sequence MKKLIVTGVVIVLSATLFSCVTMQTKQERGTAVGAGTGAAVGAILGQVIGRNTQATLIGAGIGAALGGLTGNQVGKYMDLQEQELRNAIAASESASIQREQDILRATFKEKAYFDYDSSQLKPGAYSELERISDILIKYPHSRIEVAGHTDTRGSEEYNQRLSERRAQVVANQLIYNGVSAQRVVAVGYGESRPIYSNDAMNRRVEILIKPVVEGSL; translated from the coding sequence ATGAAAAAATTGATTGTCACTGGTGTTGTTATCGTTTTATCGGCCACTCTTTTTTCATGCGTAACCATGCAAACAAAGCAGGAGAGGGGAACGGCGGTGGGAGCAGGTACCGGCGCAGCCGTCGGCGCTATTCTAGGACAGGTCATTGGCAGAAACACACAAGCCACGCTTATCGGTGCCGGCATCGGTGCTGCCCTCGGCGGGCTTACAGGTAATCAGGTCGGTAAATATATGGACCTGCAGGAGCAGGAGTTGCGAAATGCAATTGCAGCTTCCGAATCGGCAAGTATACAGCGAGAGCAGGATATTTTGAGGGCAACCTTTAAAGAAAAAGCTTATTTCGATTATGACTCAAGCCAGTTGAAACCAGGGGCATATTCAGAACTGGAAAGAATTTCGGATATTTTGATCAAGTATCCCCATTCCCGCATTGAAGTGGCCGGGCACACTGACACCAGAGGTTCGGAAGAATATAACCAAAGACTATCAGAACGAAGAGCTCAAGTTGTCGCAAACCAATTAATTTACAATGGGGTTTCCGCCCAAAGAGTCGTGGCCGTCGGCTATGGGGAGTCCCGGCCAATATATTCTAATGACGCAATGAATCGTCGTGTAGAAATTCTTATTAAGCCGGTCGTGGAAGGTTCCTTGTAA
- a CDS encoding cold-shock protein, whose amino-acid sequence MANGTVKWFSESKGFGFIEQADGGNDVFVHHSGINAAGFKSLNEGEQVSYDIVQGPKGPAAANVTVI is encoded by the coding sequence ATGGCAAATGGTACTGTAAAATGGTTTAGCGAGTCAAAAGGTTTTGGATTTATTGAACAAGCAGATGGTGGCAACGACGTGTTTGTACATCATTCCGGTATCAACGCAGCTGGTTTTAAATCTCTCAATGAAGGTGAGCAGGTTTCATACGACATTGTACAGGGTCCCAAAGGACCGGCAGCTGCAAATGTAACCGTGATTTAA